The Siansivirga zeaxanthinifaciens CC-SAMT-1 region GGAAACCATTCTGCATTACTTTTTACACCACCCGGCCAGTTACCTGCTTCAGACAAACCCAAGGTCGTTCTGAAAAAAGCAAGAGATAAAAATCCTCGAACTGTTGAATGTAAGAAAGATGATAAGCCCCAGACTCCAATACTAATTACATATCCAATTCGGGTACCAACTTTATCAAATAGTTTTCCTGAAAAAAGTTGTCCTAAGGCATAGGCAACCATAAAAACATTAGATATTAACCCATAATGATACTTGGTTAAACCAAGAGATTGCGCTATTGAACCTTCAATATTTTCGCCTCCCCACATAATAGAGAGCGCGCTTCTATCAATATAATTAATTACGGTTGCTAAAAATATTAAACCAATAATCCACCATCTTAATCCTTTTAATTTCATAATTTTTCATTTTAAGTATAAAAATGGCAGATACTATTTAATAAAAAGTAATGAACATACTTTTGCAAGTAGCCTATTACATTTTATTAAATTAATTTCATTAAAATATACAAGCAATGCTAATAAGTATTTTTAAACATTGTTTAGAAATACTCAAAAAAAGCAATAATTGTATGAAGCAAACTGCCCTCCTTTATATTTGTTCAAGTATCAAAACTTGACGCTGTGCATCATCAAGTTTGATGTATCTATTATTTACTATAACAATATTGATATAGTGTTTTAAAATGTATTTTCATTTTTTCCTTAGCTAATGTAGGATCTTGATTTTTTATAGCCTCATAAATAGCGGTATGTTCTTCTATTCCTCTCATAGCTAAATCATCATCACAAACATGATATTTTGCGAAATTGGTAATGATTTCTGGTGTTATTGATAACATAAACGTATTTAAAGTACTATTTTTACTTGCTTTTGCAATTGCTAAATGAAATAACAAATCTTCTTGTACCGCGTTTTCATTATTCAACACTTTTTTTGAGAAAGCATTTAACGCACTTTGCATCTTTTTTAAATCATCTTTTGTTCTTCTTAAAGCTGCCAATTTTACTGTTTTTAGCTCCATTAAAATTCTAGTTTCAACCAATGATTTAAAATCTGGTTTTTCTAAATCTAAAATATCATCTACAATTCCGTTCATTGCAATAGCCCCAACATTGGCTACAAAAGTTCCGCTTTGGGGAATAGACTTTAACAAACCATAAAACTCTAACTTTTGAATGGCGTCTCTAATAACTCCACGGCTAACTCCAAATTTGTCGGATAACATGCGCTCTGATGGCAACTTATCGTTCGGTTCTAAGTTTTTATAATTTATTAACTCGCGTATTTTATTAATTACAGTATTCTGTAACTCTTGATTGTCGCTTATTGATAATACCTCTAAATTCATACTACATCTTTTAATATTGGTTAACCACAATTTTTGAGTATAAAAATAGCAAAAACTTAAATAATACCCCGAATAAGTTAAATATTAATGTTTTACTTCTAATTCAAAATACTTTACTTTGGCTGATGCGCCTTCATCTCTTGATTGAAAATAATTGCCTGCCTTAAAGTAATTTTCAAAAACACCCCATTTTCTAATATTAATATCTTCGTAAACTTTATACTCATACCCATTTAAAATAACTACCAGTTTCCCATCAGACACTTTAACTTCAAGAGTAAATTTTCTAAACCCAACTTCTGTTGGAAAATTGTAACCTTTATCATCATCCCATGCATCTTCATGCAGCAGTTCTTCACCAGTAGCATTTGGGTTTTTTAAAACTTTGGTTTTTACTCTTACTTTACCATTTTCCCAATATATTTTTAATATGGGTGGAGCATTATTATCCTTTTGTCCAATTAAATCGCGTTGTTCGTTAGTTAAGCGACCGTGTATTTGCATAATAATTACTTTGTGATAATTACCGTCTGCATCTTTTGTCACACTTTCCATGGCCAATTCCCCTTTCATATAACCGCCTTGAGCAAAAGTCCAATTTGTATTATTATCTCCAGGAACCATTTGTTCTCTCAATTCAGAACGAGTGTACTTAGTATTTGCCGTGGTAGCTTCACTTGGAAACGAGTAAAATACTAGAGAACCATCAATTGAATCATTATACATATAAGGTATTAACCTTTTATCTTTAGCATAATTTAATATTTCTGGTGGTTCAATGCTCATTGCGCTACCTTTTTCGTTTAGTTCAGGCGTTGTAACGCTCCAGTGACTTAAATCAATGTCTGGTAGCTTATATTTCTTCTTCTTCTTTTTATTTTTTTTTTCGATTTTGGAATCTGAAACAGTATTATTACTTGTATTAGCTTGACAATTGGCATGAAAAGAGGTAAAAGCAATAATTAAT contains the following coding sequences:
- a CDS encoding FadR/GntR family transcriptional regulator, producing MNLEVLSISDNQELQNTVINKIRELINYKNLEPNDKLPSERMLSDKFGVSRGVIRDAIQKLEFYGLLKSIPQSGTFVANVGAIAMNGIVDDILDLEKPDFKSLVETRILMELKTVKLAALRRTKDDLKKMQSALNAFSKKVLNNENAVQEDLLFHLAIAKASKNSTLNTFMLSITPEIITNFAKYHVCDDDLAMRGIEEHTAIYEAIKNQDPTLAKEKMKIHFKTLYQYCYSK
- a CDS encoding polysaccharide lyase family 7 protein, giving the protein MIIIFDSIKKIFKKKRKHTFLKQVVFLLIIAFTSFHANCQANTSNNTVSDSKIEKKNKKKKKKYKLPDIDLSHWSVTTPELNEKGSAMSIEPPEILNYAKDKRLIPYMYNDSIDGSLVFYSFPSEATTANTKYTRSELREQMVPGDNNTNWTFAQGGYMKGELAMESVTKDADGNYHKVIIMQIHGRLTNEQRDLIGQKDNNAPPILKIYWENGKVRVKTKVLKNPNATGEELLHEDAWDDDKGYNFPTEVGFRKFTLEVKVSDGKLVVILNGYEYKVYEDINIRKWGVFENYFKAGNYFQSRDEGASAKVKYFELEVKH